In the Candidatus Methylomirabilota bacterium genome, one interval contains:
- a CDS encoding aconitate hydratase → MADALVPLAIGSRSVLIAPIGGLGIGLDVGRLPYTLRVLLENVARAAALGVGDADEVQAVAAWQPTAAPTKEISFRPSRVLMQDFTGVPAIVDLAAMREALQALGGNPARVNPVLPAELVIDHSVQVDEFGTPTAMQHNLALEFERNRERYAFLRWGQRAFGNFRVVPPNTGIVHQVNLEYLARVVEVRDVDGRPLAFPDTLVGTDSHTTMINGLGVLGWGVGGIEAEAAMVGEAVSMLVPQVVGVKLTGTLPAGATATDLVLTVTQRLRSIGVVGQFVEYFGEGLGRLPVADRATIGNMSPEYGATCGFFPVDDETLRYLRLTGRGDEHVELVERYCRAQRLFYEPGKEPAYTRVVELDLSTVEPSVAGPRRPQDRLPLGAVKQAFLTSIGTFGIGYGKQDQELATSFPASDPPKSAAPGGRVPSEEARPVVTASTSPPLDRAASEVSVRLGGASVPLSHGSVVIAAITSCTNTSNPSVMIAAGLLARKAVARGLARKPWVKTSLAPGSKAVTEYYRRAGLASDLDTLGFATVGYGCTTCIGNSGPLPEPISRAVGEGDLVVCAVLSGNRNFEARIHPEVKANYLASPPLVVAYAIAGRIDVDLTTEPLGRDREGRDVFLRDLWPSPEEVADVVRQTVDREAFRATYADVFTGDQQWVTLPVPEGSLFAWDPTSTYVRRPPYFDGMAADAAPIADISGARCLVMVGDSITTDHISPAGAIQPDSPAGQYLLEHGVDRRDFNSYGSRRGNHEVMVRGTFANVRLRNLLAPDREGPWTVHHPSGDTISIFAAAERYRTAGTPLLVVAGKEYGAGSSRDWAAKGPRLLGVRAVLAESYERIHRSNLIGMGILPLQFKDGSSAKSLGLSGRETFAISGLADGTASEVTVTAVSDGGSPLRIPVRVRLDTPRERDYLRHGGILPFAVRSLRRMT, encoded by the coding sequence ATGGCAGACGCCCTGGTTCCCCTAGCGATCGGCTCCCGGTCGGTGCTGATCGCGCCGATCGGCGGTCTCGGGATCGGCCTCGATGTCGGCCGCCTCCCGTACACCCTGCGGGTCCTCCTGGAAAACGTGGCGCGCGCGGCCGCGCTCGGCGTCGGCGATGCCGACGAGGTCCAGGCCGTCGCCGCGTGGCAGCCGACGGCGGCCCCCACGAAGGAGATCTCGTTCCGGCCGAGTCGCGTCCTGATGCAGGACTTCACCGGCGTCCCGGCCATCGTCGACCTCGCCGCGATGCGGGAGGCGCTGCAGGCGCTCGGAGGCAATCCCGCGCGGGTCAACCCCGTCTTGCCCGCGGAGCTGGTCATCGACCATTCGGTCCAGGTCGACGAGTTCGGAACCCCCACCGCGATGCAGCACAATCTGGCACTCGAATTCGAGCGGAACCGTGAGCGGTACGCCTTCCTGCGCTGGGGCCAGCGCGCCTTCGGCAATTTTCGGGTCGTTCCTCCCAACACCGGCATCGTGCATCAGGTCAATCTGGAGTATCTCGCTCGGGTGGTGGAGGTCCGGGACGTGGACGGCCGCCCGCTGGCCTTCCCCGACACGCTGGTGGGAACGGACTCGCACACGACGATGATCAACGGTCTCGGGGTGCTGGGCTGGGGCGTCGGCGGCATCGAGGCCGAGGCGGCGATGGTCGGCGAGGCGGTCTCGATGCTCGTGCCGCAGGTCGTCGGCGTCAAGTTGACGGGCACGCTGCCGGCGGGGGCGACCGCCACCGATCTGGTCCTGACCGTCACCCAGCGCCTGCGCTCGATCGGGGTGGTCGGACAGTTCGTGGAGTACTTCGGGGAAGGCCTGGGCCGACTGCCCGTGGCCGACCGGGCCACCATCGGAAACATGTCCCCGGAGTATGGGGCCACCTGCGGGTTCTTCCCGGTCGACGACGAGACGCTGCGCTACCTGCGGCTGACCGGGCGCGGCGACGAGCACGTCGAGCTCGTGGAGCGGTACTGCCGGGCGCAGCGCCTGTTCTACGAGCCCGGGAAGGAGCCGGCGTACACGCGCGTCGTCGAGCTGGATCTCTCCACCGTCGAACCGAGCGTGGCGGGACCGCGACGGCCGCAGGACCGCCTGCCCCTCGGCGCCGTGAAGCAGGCGTTCCTCACGTCGATCGGCACGTTCGGGATCGGCTACGGCAAGCAGGATCAAGAGCTCGCCACGAGCTTCCCGGCCAGCGATCCGCCCAAGTCGGCCGCGCCCGGGGGGCGGGTCCCCAGCGAGGAGGCCAGGCCGGTGGTGACGGCGTCGACGTCGCCGCCGCTGGATCGCGCGGCGAGCGAGGTGAGCGTCCGGCTCGGCGGCGCGAGCGTCCCGCTGAGCCACGGCTCGGTGGTGATCGCGGCGATCACGAGCTGCACGAACACCTCCAACCCGTCGGTCATGATCGCGGCCGGCCTCCTGGCCAGGAAGGCGGTGGCGCGCGGCCTCGCGCGCAAACCCTGGGTGAAGACGAGCCTGGCCCCCGGCTCGAAGGCGGTGACCGAGTACTACCGGCGCGCCGGGCTGGCGTCAGACCTCGACACGCTCGGCTTCGCCACCGTCGGCTACGGCTGCACGACGTGCATCGGCAACTCCGGTCCCCTGCCCGAGCCCATCTCGCGAGCGGTCGGCGAGGGCGATCTCGTGGTGTGCGCGGTCCTCTCGGGCAACCGCAACTTCGAGGCGCGGATCCATCCCGAGGTCAAGGCCAACTATCTCGCCTCCCCGCCGCTCGTGGTGGCCTATGCCATCGCCGGGCGCATCGACGTCGACCTGACCACCGAGCCGCTCGGGCGGGATCGCGAGGGCCGCGACGTGTTCCTGCGCGATCTGTGGCCCAGCCCCGAGGAAGTGGCGGACGTCGTCCGGCAGACCGTCGACCGCGAGGCGTTCCGGGCCACCTACGCCGACGTCTTCACCGGCGACCAGCAGTGGGTCACGCTGCCGGTTCCCGAAGGATCGCTCTTCGCGTGGGATCCGACATCGACCTATGTCCGCCGGCCTCCGTACTTCGACGGGATGGCGGCGGACGCGGCCCCCATCGCGGACATCTCGGGCGCGCGCTGCCTGGTGATGGTCGGCGACAGCATCACCACCGATCACATCTCGCCCGCCGGCGCGATCCAGCCGGACAGCCCGGCGGGGCAGTATCTGCTCGAGCACGGCGTGGACCGCCGGGACTTCAACTCGTACGGGTCCCGGCGCGGCAACCACGAGGTGATGGTTCGGGGCACGTTCGCGAACGTCCGCCTGCGGAACCTGCTGGCCCCGGACCGGGAGGGCCCGTGGACGGTGCACCATCCCAGCGGCGACACCATCTCGATCTTCGCGGCGGCCGAACGGTACCGGACCGCGGGCACGCCGCTGCTCGTGGTGGCCGGCAAGGAATACGGCGCCGGCTCGTCGCGCGACTGGGCCGCGAAGGGGCCCCGGCTCCTCGGGGTGCGCGCCGTGCTCGCCGAGAGCTACGAGCGGATCCACCGATCGAACCTCATCGGCATGGGGATCCTGCCGCTGCAGTTCAAGGACGGCTCCTCCGCGAAGTCCCTGGGGCTGAGCGGGCGCGAGACGTTCGCCATCAGCGGGCTCGCTGACGGCACCGCGAGCGAAGTGACCGTCACCGCGGTGTCCGACGGCGGCTCACCGCTCCGCATCCCCGTCCGGGTGCGGCTCGATACGCCCCGTGAGCGCGACTATCTCCGTCACGGAGGCATTCTGCCCTTCGCGGTCCGGTCACTCCGGAGAATGACCTAG
- a CDS encoding universal stress protein — protein sequence MKTILHPTDFSPASRPAFKKAIEVAKKDRATLTLLHVMAPMVPAGNLYISPRTYDEWAAASTESANKAMGGLLKRARAAAVKAKSIVLMGIPADVIVRTARTRRAALIVMGTHGRSGFSRFLLGSVASRVVATSPCPVLTVRGK from the coding sequence ATGAAAACGATCCTGCACCCCACGGATTTCTCGCCCGCCTCGCGGCCGGCGTTCAAGAAGGCGATCGAGGTGGCCAAGAAGGATCGGGCCACGCTGACGCTCCTCCACGTGATGGCGCCGATGGTCCCCGCCGGCAATCTCTACATCTCACCGAGGACGTACGACGAATGGGCGGCCGCCTCCACCGAATCGGCCAACAAGGCGATGGGGGGCCTTCTCAAGCGGGCGCGAGCCGCCGCGGTGAAGGCGAAGTCGATCGTCCTGATGGGCATACCGGCCGACGTGATCGTTCGCACCGCGCGGACCAGACGCGCCGCGCTCATCGTGATGGGGACGCACGGTCGCTCCGGGTTCTCGCGATTCCTGCTCGGCAGCGTGGCCTCGCGAGTCGTCGCGACGTCGCCGTGTCCGGTGCTCACCGTGCGTGGCAAGTAG
- a CDS encoding universal stress protein, with translation MPKRSFAVLVATDASRPARAAVAATLTFPWPDDTRAHGVMVGAVSGRNRWGRRARAALGPWLRQEAARVQRRLRRRWADAEVVVVDPPVVKAIVEQARRRRADVIVVGSRGRGTLQSALLGSISRDVTHEAQCAVLVVKGRGRAPRRLLIGLDGSARSRHAVAFVSRLSSPRGGRVTLLAVVEPTSSRAIGRLPASVRSVLAGELAALDRERVTRARRELSRASRRLRRAGWAVDSVVRRGIPLSELLRAASTRRSDVTVVGARGATGLERLLLGSVAEGTLAHSRGSVLIVK, from the coding sequence ATGCCCAAGCGCTCATTCGCCGTCCTGGTCGCTACCGACGCCTCGCGGCCGGCGCGCGCCGCCGTGGCGGCCACGCTGACGTTCCCCTGGCCGGACGATACGCGAGCCCACGGCGTGATGGTCGGTGCGGTCTCCGGCCGCAATCGGTGGGGACGCCGCGCCCGCGCCGCCCTCGGTCCCTGGCTGCGGCAGGAGGCGGCGCGCGTTCAGCGCCGGCTGAGGCGACGCTGGGCGGACGCCGAGGTCGTGGTCGTCGATCCCCCGGTGGTCAAGGCCATCGTGGAGCAGGCGCGGCGACGGCGCGCCGACGTCATCGTCGTGGGCTCCCGCGGTCGGGGCACGCTGCAGAGCGCCCTTCTCGGCAGCATCAGTCGGGACGTGACGCACGAGGCACAGTGTGCCGTGCTCGTCGTCAAGGGACGAGGGCGGGCGCCGCGACGCCTGCTGATCGGACTCGATGGCTCGGCCCGCTCGCGGCACGCGGTGGCGTTCGTCAGCCGGCTGTCGTCGCCACGAGGCGGGCGCGTGACCCTGCTGGCGGTGGTCGAACCGACCTCTTCCCGGGCGATCGGGCGCTTGCCGGCGTCGGTCCGCTCGGTGCTGGCGGGCGAATTGGCCGCGCTCGACCGAGAGCGGGTGACGCGCGCCCGGCGGGAGCTGTCGCGCGCATCGCGGCGGCTCCGGCGGGCCGGGTGGGCGGTCGACAGCGTCGTGCGGCGCGGCATTCCCTTGTCCGAGCTGCTCCGGGCCGCCTCGACGAGGCGCAGCGATGTCACGGTCGTCGGGGCTCGAGGCGCCACCGGCCTCGAACGCCTTCTGCTCGGCAGCGTCGCGGAGGGCACGCTCGCGCATTCGCGAGGCTCGGTCCTGATCGTGAAGTGA